A region of Cellulophaga sp. RHA19 DNA encodes the following proteins:
- a CDS encoding DJ-1/PfpI family protein — protein sequence MKKLNYIILATLVSLAFACTDKKKETTETEVIIENITEERFYPELDSTRYNVAFLIMDGTFNTEFTAPFDIFQHTKFRENIKAMNAFTVANTLEPITTFEGVRILPDYNYIEDKLPKIDILVVPSAEHHLDSDLKDTQMLNFVKEVNKEALFITSHCDGAFVLAKAGVLDNVTSTTFPSDIALYKKTFPNLKVADNVLFVHDKKYITSAGGAKSFEAALYLCEYLYGKKVAQSLAGGLVIDWDVNKVPHLILPQE from the coding sequence ATGAAAAAACTAAATTATATAATATTAGCAACACTAGTTAGTCTTGCTTTTGCCTGTACAGATAAGAAAAAAGAAACTACAGAAACAGAAGTAATTATTGAAAATATTACTGAAGAACGGTTTTATCCTGAGCTAGATTCTACACGTTATAACGTTGCTTTTTTAATTATGGATGGCACTTTTAATACTGAGTTTACAGCTCCTTTTGATATTTTTCAGCATACTAAGTTTAGAGAAAATATTAAAGCGATGAATGCTTTTACAGTTGCTAACACCTTAGAGCCAATAACTACGTTTGAAGGTGTACGTATTTTACCAGACTACAATTATATTGAAGATAAATTACCTAAAATAGATATATTGGTTGTACCAAGCGCAGAGCATCATTTAGATTCTGATTTAAAAGACACCCAGATGCTTAATTTTGTAAAAGAAGTGAATAAGGAAGCTCTATTTATAACATCGCATTGCGATGGTGCTTTTGTACTTGCAAAAGCTGGTGTTTTAGATAATGTAACCTCAACCACCTTTCCTAGTGATATTGCGCTATACAAAAAAACGTTTCCTAATTTAAAAGTTGCAGATAATGTATTATTTGTACACGATAAAAAATATATTACCTCTGCTGGTGGAGCCAAAAGTTTTGAAGCCGCTCTTTACCTATGTGAATATCTATACGGTAAAAAGGTAGCACAGTCATTAGCTGGTGGCTTGGTTATAGACTGGGATGTAAACAAAGTACCGCACCTTATTCTTCCTCAAGAATAA
- a CDS encoding Lrp/AsnC family transcriptional regulator encodes MNNKIDAISWKILSYLQKNARESFANIGRQVGLSAPAVAERVKKMEDLGIITDYKAMVSHTETGYQLKAIITLRAFMGKLKPFLELVGTFDEVINCYRITGNENIIMEVVLRNQFHLEQFIDRLIQYGEARTHIILSDVVSNAPIKKIEG; translated from the coding sequence TTGAATAATAAGATTGATGCAATTAGCTGGAAAATTCTTAGTTACCTGCAAAAAAATGCAAGAGAATCTTTTGCAAATATTGGTAGGCAAGTAGGCTTATCTGCACCGGCAGTTGCAGAGCGAGTAAAAAAAATGGAAGACCTTGGTATTATTACAGATTACAAGGCAATGGTGTCTCATACAGAAACCGGTTACCAGTTAAAAGCAATTATTACTTTACGTGCTTTTATGGGTAAACTAAAGCCTTTTTTAGAACTGGTTGGTACTTTTGATGAGGTCATAAACTGCTACCGTATAACTGGTAACGAAAATATTATTATGGAAGTTGTACTCAGAAATCAATTTCATTTAGAGCAATTTATAGATAGATTAATACAATATGGAGAAGCACGTACACATATTATTTTGTCTGATGTAGTTTCTAATGCTCCCATTAAAAAAATTGAGGGCTAG
- a CDS encoding methylmalonyl-CoA mutase family protein codes for MEQQKPYTPKNKIRIVTAAALFDGHDAAINIMRRIIQSTGVEVIHLGHDRSVAEVVDCAIQEDVNAIAITSYQGGHNEYFKYMYDLLQERGATHIKIFGGGGGVILPEEIKELMDHGITKIYAPDDGRKLGLQGMINDLVEKSDFPVPALKLPENTTVSKSIKNKDINTIARLISLAENRHEEFVEYFSKVEKPTKNVPVLGITGTGGAGKSSLVDELVRRFLLDFPDKKIGLVSVDPSKRKTGGALLGDRIRMNAINDDRVYMRSLATRQSNLALSKYVEEAVEVLKAAEYDLIVLETSGIGQSDTEIIEHSNVSLYVMTPEFGAATQLEKIDMLDFADLVAINKFDKRGALDAIRDVKKQYMRNHNLWDTPQEDMPIFGTMASQFNDPGMNKLYTRIMETLVEKANADLKSTFKFGNEIEEKVFVIPPARTRYLSEIAENNRGYDATVVTQTKVAQRLYGVYQTILSVSNTTKTEAALLLKNGLDIVAILEGVKEAADKDFLDLLFKEFDRVKMNLDPYNWEVIITWDAKVNKYKQPVYSFKVRDKEIKIDTHTESLSHSQIPKVALPKYQAWGDILGWCLQENVPGEFPYASGLYPFKRTGEDPTRMFAGEGGPERTNRRFHYVSLGMPAKRLSTAFDSVTLYGNDPDHRPDIYGKIGNAGVSICCLDDAKKLYSGFDLSHPMTSVSMTINGPAPMLLGFFMNAAIDQNCEKYIKENGLEAQVEAKFKEVYDSKGLERPVYNGDLPEGNDGLGLMLLGLTGDMVLPANVYAEIKATTLAQVRGTVQADILKEDQAQNTCIFSTEFALRLMGDVQEYFIEKQVRNFYSVSISGYHIAEAGANPITQLAFTLANGFTYVEYYLSRGMDINKFGPNLSFFFSNGIDPEYAVIGRVARKIWAKALKLKYGADPRAQMLKYHIQTSGRSLHAQEIDFNDIRTTLQALYAINDNCNSLHTNAYDEAITTPTEESVRRAMAIQLIINKELGLAKNENPIQGAFIIEELTELVEEAVLLEFDRITERGGVLGAMETMYQRSKIQEESLYYETLKHTGEFPIIGVNTFLSSKGSPTVLPAEVIRATEEEKLAQIDTLKSVQGRAANAEELLEDLQQAAVKNENIFEKLMEVSKVCTLGQITSSLFQVGGQYRRNM; via the coding sequence ATGGAACAACAGAAACCGTATACCCCAAAAAATAAAATAAGAATTGTTACAGCAGCGGCTTTGTTTGATGGGCACGATGCAGCAATAAATATAATGCGTCGTATAATACAATCTACAGGTGTAGAGGTAATACACTTAGGTCATGACCGTAGTGTTGCAGAGGTAGTAGATTGTGCTATACAGGAAGATGTAAATGCAATAGCAATAACATCATACCAAGGTGGGCATAACGAGTATTTTAAATATATGTATGATTTGCTTCAGGAGCGTGGAGCAACGCACATAAAAATATTTGGCGGCGGTGGCGGCGTAATTTTACCAGAAGAAATTAAGGAATTAATGGATCATGGTATTACTAAAATCTATGCACCAGATGATGGTCGTAAATTAGGCTTACAGGGTATGATTAATGATTTGGTAGAGAAGAGTGATTTTCCTGTGCCTGCATTAAAATTACCAGAAAATACAACGGTATCTAAATCGATAAAAAATAAAGATATAAATACCATTGCGCGTTTAATTAGTCTTGCAGAAAACAGACATGAAGAGTTTGTAGAGTACTTTTCTAAAGTTGAAAAGCCGACTAAAAATGTACCTGTACTTGGTATAACTGGTACTGGTGGTGCTGGTAAATCTAGTTTGGTAGATGAGTTGGTAAGGCGTTTTTTATTAGATTTTCCTGATAAAAAAATAGGATTAGTTTCTGTAGATCCGTCTAAAAGAAAAACTGGTGGAGCACTATTAGGTGACCGTATACGTATGAATGCTATTAACGATGATCGTGTTTATATGCGTTCTTTAGCAACAAGGCAATCTAACCTTGCGCTGTCTAAATATGTAGAGGAAGCAGTAGAAGTTTTAAAAGCTGCAGAATACGATTTAATTGTATTAGAAACATCTGGTATTGGTCAGTCTGATACAGAAATTATAGAACACAGTAACGTATCTCTTTATGTGATGACACCAGAATTTGGTGCCGCTACACAGTTAGAAAAGATTGATATGTTAGATTTTGCAGATTTAGTAGCTATTAATAAGTTTGATAAGCGTGGTGCTTTAGATGCAATTAGAGATGTAAAAAAACAATATATGCGTAACCATAATTTATGGGATACGCCACAAGAAGATATGCCAATTTTTGGTACAATGGCTAGCCAGTTTAACGATCCTGGGATGAACAAGTTGTACACCAGAATTATGGAAACATTGGTAGAAAAAGCTAATGCAGATTTAAAATCTACTTTTAAATTTGGAAACGAGATAGAGGAAAAGGTTTTTGTTATACCACCAGCTCGTACACGTTATTTATCAGAAATTGCAGAAAATAATAGAGGTTATGATGCTACTGTAGTAACGCAAACCAAAGTTGCACAACGTTTATACGGAGTGTATCAAACGATATTATCAGTTTCTAATACAACTAAAACTGAAGCTGCTTTATTACTTAAAAATGGTTTAGATATAGTTGCCATTTTAGAAGGTGTAAAAGAGGCAGCAGACAAAGACTTTTTAGACTTGCTTTTTAAGGAGTTTGATAGGGTTAAAATGAATTTAGATCCTTACAACTGGGAAGTTATTATTACTTGGGATGCCAAAGTAAATAAATACAAGCAACCTGTTTATAGTTTTAAAGTAAGAGATAAAGAAATTAAGATAGACACGCATACAGAGTCGTTATCTCATTCACAAATACCAAAAGTTGCTTTACCTAAGTACCAAGCTTGGGGAGATATTTTAGGTTGGTGCTTGCAAGAAAATGTTCCTGGAGAATTCCCGTATGCATCAGGTTTATACCCGTTTAAAAGAACAGGTGAAGACCCAACGCGTATGTTTGCTGGTGAAGGCGGACCAGAACGTACCAACAGACGTTTTCATTACGTAAGTTTAGGTATGCCTGCAAAAAGGCTTTCCACTGCTTTTGATTCGGTTACTTTATACGGTAACGATCCAGACCACAGACCAGATATTTATGGTAAAATTGGTAACGCAGGGGTTTCTATATGTTGTTTAGACGATGCTAAAAAATTATACTCTGGGTTTGATTTAAGTCATCCTATGACATCAGTTTCTATGACCATTAATGGTCCGGCTCCTATGTTATTAGGTTTCTTTATGAACGCCGCAATAGATCAAAATTGTGAAAAGTATATCAAAGAAAATGGCTTAGAAGCACAGGTTGAAGCTAAGTTTAAAGAAGTATATGACAGTAAAGGGTTAGAGAGACCAGTTTATAACGGGGATTTACCAGAAGGTAATGACGGTTTAGGTCTTATGTTACTGGGTTTAACTGGTGATATGGTTTTACCTGCAAATGTATATGCAGAAATAAAAGCAACTACTTTAGCGCAAGTACGTGGTACAGTACAAGCAGATATTTTAAAAGAAGACCAAGCGCAAAATACGTGTATATTTTCAACAGAATTTGCGTTACGTTTAATGGGAGATGTACAGGAGTATTTTATAGAAAAGCAAGTAAGAAACTTTTATTCGGTTTCTATATCTGGTTATCATATTGCAGAGGCTGGTGCAAATCCAATAACACAATTAGCATTTACACTAGCAAATGGCTTTACGTATGTAGAGTATTACTTAAGTAGGGGTATGGATATTAATAAGTTTGGTCCAAACTTATCATTTTTCTTCTCTAACGGTATAGATCCAGAATATGCTGTAATTGGTAGAGTTGCACGTAAAATATGGGCAAAAGCACTAAAATTAAAGTATGGTGCAGACCCAAGAGCGCAAATGCTTAAATATCATATACAAACATCTGGTCGTAGTTTACACGCACAGGAGATAGATTTTAACGATATTAGAACAACATTACAGGCATTGTACGCTATAAATGATAACTGTAACTCATTACACACAAATGCTTATGATGAGGCTATTACTACACCTACAGAAGAATCTGTTAGGCGTGCAATGGCAATACAATTAATTATTAATAAAGAATTAGGTTTAGCTAAAAACGAAAACCCAATTCAAGGTGCTTTTATAATTGAAGAGTTAACAGAACTTGTAGAAGAAGCTGTTTTATTAGAGTTTGATAGAATTACAGAACGTGGTGGTGTTTTAGGTGCAATGGAAACTATGTACCAAAGATCTAAAATACAAGAAGAGAGTTTGTATTATGAAACATTAAAACACACAGGAGAGTTTCCTATAATTGGTGTAAATACATTTTTAAGTTCTAAAGGATCGCCAACAGTATTACCAGCAGAGGTTATACGTGCTACAGAAGAAGAGAAACTAGCACAGATTGATACTCTAAAAAGTGTACAAGGGAGAGCTGCAAATGCAGAGGAATTATTAGAAGACTTGCAACAAGCCGCTGTTAAAAATGAGAATATTTTTGAAAAGCTAATGGAGGTATCTAAAGTATGTACATTAGGGCAAATAACAAGTTCACTTTTCCAGGTAGGAGGGCAGTACCGTAGAAATATGTAA
- a CDS encoding alpha/beta hydrolase, with translation MKKLVFLLLVSLSLQISAQELTLKKGAVVDNIKVGDSLPYSFSLLLPSNFTVNKKWPVVFIVDYNNREKQVIRLMANIAEEKGYVLAASNNLNDTISISKNILAFSKTFNAVVGMLPIDENQIYTSGFNRAGRLASTIPAFISNIDGVLSYNSPVGNIEIINVKKPYQYIGIVSNYNFNYTEMIANKELLNKLKIPNQLLIEESTNNWPSTNNLSKALDLFKMSAMAKGNVAVDSLFINNNYNTTLTTINKLVASNKLKKAKNLVDRSIVVYKPFKKIDSLKDKSNELRKNKIYKSLKRAENNVWFKEQNLKNDYAYYIEEDAYTYNFNNLGWWAHQVEEIQKFKSGTNQEQQKMGHRLQGYLNALTDDYIDNALAVENTDFDSLSFLYMLKTIVAPKNYESYLKIISLSAKNDDFGTSLFYLEELLKNGYTDADKLYNLESTTLLKLTPEYNQLIENYLKKGRFILEEE, from the coding sequence GTGAAAAAATTAGTATTTCTACTGTTGGTATCTCTAAGTTTGCAGATTTCTGCTCAAGAATTAACATTAAAAAAAGGAGCTGTTGTAGACAACATAAAGGTAGGAGATTCTTTGCCGTATAGTTTTTCTCTTTTACTTCCATCAAACTTTACAGTTAATAAAAAATGGCCTGTTGTATTTATTGTAGATTATAACAATAGGGAAAAACAAGTAATACGCTTAATGGCTAATATTGCAGAGGAGAAAGGCTATGTTTTGGCTGCGTCAAACAATTTAAACGATACTATTTCAATCTCTAAAAATATTTTAGCATTTTCAAAAACTTTTAATGCTGTGGTAGGAATGTTGCCTATTGATGAAAATCAAATTTATACATCTGGTTTTAATAGAGCTGGTAGGTTAGCATCTACAATTCCTGCATTTATTTCTAATATAGATGGTGTACTGTCTTACAACTCTCCTGTTGGTAATATTGAAATTATTAACGTTAAAAAGCCTTATCAGTATATTGGTATAGTTAGTAACTATAATTTTAATTATACAGAAATGATAGCTAATAAAGAGTTGCTTAATAAGTTAAAAATTCCAAATCAGTTATTAATAGAAGAGTCTACAAACAATTGGCCTTCTACAAATAATTTGTCTAAAGCACTAGATTTATTTAAAATGTCTGCTATGGCTAAAGGTAATGTGGCTGTAGATAGTTTATTTATAAATAATAATTACAATACTACGCTTACTACCATTAATAAATTAGTTGCTTCTAATAAGCTTAAAAAAGCTAAAAACTTGGTAGACCGATCTATAGTGGTATATAAGCCTTTTAAAAAAATAGATTCTTTAAAGGATAAAAGTAATGAATTACGTAAAAATAAAATTTATAAGTCATTAAAGCGTGCAGAAAATAATGTGTGGTTTAAAGAACAGAATTTAAAAAATGATTATGCATATTATATAGAAGAAGATGCGTACACTTACAATTTTAATAACCTTGGATGGTGGGCACATCAGGTAGAAGAGATTCAAAAATTTAAAAGCGGCACAAACCAGGAGCAGCAAAAAATGGGACACAGGTTGCAGGGGTATTTAAATGCATTAACAGATGACTATATAGACAATGCTTTAGCTGTAGAAAATACAGATTTTGATTCATTAAGTTTCTTGTATATGTTAAAAACCATAGTAGCACCTAAAAATTATGAATCTTACCTAAAAATAATATCTTTAAGTGCTAAGAATGATGATTTTGGAACATCGTTATTTTACTTGGAAGAATTACTTAAAAATGGGTATACTGATGCAGATAAACTTTATAATTTAGAGTCTACCACATTGTTAAAACTTACGCCAGAGTACAACCAGCTAATTGAAAATTACCTTAAAAAAGGACGATTTATTCTTGAGGAAGAATAA
- a CDS encoding DUF1684 domain-containing protein: MRYSIFLFLMVLLSCNGQKKYHTNEVEEKIAAAKSDKLKGILEYHKELNDEYKDAKTSPLPNKYRKNFEGLEFFEPDTNYIVKARLELVLGAQSFLMPTTTNQNQEYKLYGRLFFTLNGKDLQLEVYQNQQLIKQKKYKDHLFLPFLDNTNGKETYGGGRYIELSEPDEDFIMIDFNRAYNPYCAYSKKYSCPVVPMVNTLDTEVRAGVKAFKKEE; encoded by the coding sequence ATGAGGTATTCTATATTTTTATTTTTAATGGTGTTATTAAGTTGCAATGGGCAAAAAAAATACCACACTAATGAGGTTGAAGAAAAAATAGCGGCAGCAAAATCTGATAAGCTAAAAGGTATTTTAGAGTATCATAAGGAGTTAAATGATGAGTATAAAGATGCTAAAACATCACCATTACCTAACAAATACAGAAAAAATTTTGAAGGGTTAGAGTTTTTTGAGCCAGATACAAATTATATTGTAAAAGCAAGATTAGAATTAGTTTTAGGAGCACAATCTTTTTTAATGCCAACTACAACAAATCAAAATCAAGAGTATAAATTGTACGGTAGATTATTTTTTACTTTAAACGGTAAAGATTTACAATTAGAGGTGTATCAAAATCAACAATTAATAAAGCAAAAAAAGTATAAAGATCATTTGTTTTTGCCTTTTTTAGATAATACAAACGGTAAAGAAACGTATGGAGGAGGTAGGTATATAGAGTTATCTGAGCCAGATGAAGATTTTATTATGATAGATTTTAATAGAGCCTACAACCCATATTGTGCTTATAGTAAAAAATATTCTTGTCCTGTTGTACCTATGGTTAACACGTTAGATACAGAAGTTAGAGCAGGCGTAAAAGCATTTAAAAAAGAGGAATAA
- the purU gene encoding formyltetrahydrofolate deformylase — protein sequence MKLTILINCPDQAGIICTVTNFIHTKGGNIVYIDQYVDKESATFFMRLESEFGNTLSLEDFNNGFKTLAPTYQMKWEVHKEVTIPKMAIFVSKYDHCLYDLLSRHSSGELAVDIPLIISNHDKAKSIANQFNIPFYHIPVTKATKIEAEEKQLALLAEYNVDFIVLARYMQIVSQTVIDQYPNKIINIHHSFLPAFAGAKPYHAAYKRGVKIIGATSHYVTADLDEGPIIEQDVTTVSHTHSITDLIAKGRDLEKIVLARGVKLHIERKTMVFNNKTIVFI from the coding sequence ATGAAGCTAACTATACTTATTAACTGCCCAGACCAAGCAGGTATTATATGCACTGTAACCAATTTTATACATACCAAAGGCGGAAATATTGTATACATAGACCAATACGTAGATAAAGAAAGTGCTACTTTTTTTATGCGATTAGAAAGTGAGTTTGGCAACACGCTATCCCTAGAAGACTTTAATAATGGCTTTAAAACTTTAGCACCTACTTACCAAATGAAATGGGAGGTACATAAAGAGGTTACTATACCTAAAATGGCCATTTTTGTTAGTAAGTATGATCATTGTTTGTATGACTTATTAAGTAGACATAGCTCTGGAGAATTAGCTGTAGACATCCCTTTAATTATTAGCAACCACGATAAAGCAAAAAGTATTGCTAACCAATTTAATATTCCGTTTTACCATATACCAGTAACCAAAGCAACTAAAATAGAAGCCGAAGAAAAACAATTGGCTCTACTAGCAGAATACAATGTAGATTTTATTGTTTTAGCTAGGTATATGCAAATTGTTAGTCAGACTGTAATAGACCAATACCCTAACAAAATAATAAACATACACCACTCTTTTTTACCAGCATTTGCAGGTGCAAAACCGTACCACGCAGCCTATAAAAGAGGTGTTAAAATTATTGGTGCAACAAGCCACTATGTAACAGCAGATTTAGACGAAGGACCTATCATTGAACAAGATGTTACTACGGTATCTCATACACACAGCATTACAGATTTAATTGCAAAAGGTAGAGATTTAGAAAAAATTGTATTGGCAAGAGGTGTAAAATTACATATAGAACGCAAAACAATGGTATTTAATAATAAGACTATTGTTTTTATATAG
- a CDS encoding outer membrane beta-barrel protein, which yields MKLNTTTNYLKKISFSIVMLSSALIFAQEEEDKKLEISGSVDAYYRTNLTADDKASEGEPIAPLTSFANETGFALGMANIIASYEGEKTGAVADLVFGPRGEQAITGLNVNQLYAYWNVSEGTKLTMGRFNTYLGYEVISPVGNFNYSTSHLFSSGPFSHTGLKADFTLSDDFSLMLAVMNVTDVDNNLTSKYALGAQLGYAGQYLNLYYDDKANLGFEIDYTGGFDLSDSFYLGINGAYADNDGNGFAGVALYPQIKASETATFGLRGEYFTELVDGLDDEASVFATTLTGSFTVEDLTIKPEVRLDAWSNDEPFLDNNGDPSKSLSTFLIAAIYSF from the coding sequence CTCTGCATTAATTTTTGCTCAGGAAGAAGAAGATAAAAAATTAGAAATTAGCGGATCTGTAGATGCGTATTATAGAACAAATTTAACTGCAGATGATAAAGCATCTGAAGGTGAACCAATAGCTCCTTTAACCTCCTTTGCTAATGAAACTGGTTTTGCACTAGGTATGGCTAATATTATTGCTAGTTATGAGGGTGAAAAAACAGGAGCTGTAGCTGACCTTGTATTTGGCCCAAGAGGTGAGCAAGCTATTACAGGTTTAAATGTTAACCAATTGTACGCATATTGGAATGTAAGCGAAGGAACAAAGTTAACAATGGGTCGTTTTAATACGTATTTAGGTTACGAGGTTATTTCTCCTGTAGGTAACTTTAACTACAGTACATCTCACCTATTTTCAAGTGGACCTTTTTCTCATACTGGTTTAAAAGCAGATTTTACATTGTCTGATGACTTTAGTCTTATGCTTGCTGTAATGAACGTAACAGATGTAGATAATAATTTAACTAGTAAGTACGCATTAGGTGCGCAATTAGGGTATGCTGGCCAGTACTTAAATTTATATTATGATGATAAAGCTAACCTAGGTTTTGAAATTGACTATACTGGTGGTTTTGATTTATCTGATAGCTTTTACTTAGGTATTAACGGTGCATATGCAGACAATGATGGTAATGGTTTTGCTGGTGTTGCTTTATACCCACAGATTAAAGCTTCTGAGACTGCAACTTTTGGATTAAGAGGTGAGTATTTTACTGAGTTAGTTGATGGTTTAGACGATGAAGCTAGTGTTTTTGCAACTACTTTAACTGGCAGCTTTACTGTTGAAGATTTAACAATTAAGCCAGAAGTTAGGTTAGATGCTTGGAGTAACGACGAGCCGTTTTTAGATAACAACGGAGATCCATCAAAAAGTTTATCTACCTTTTTAATTGCAGCAATTTATTCTTTTTAA
- a CDS encoding MFS transporter gives MKKLYANYIDSFKGLSTEVWWLALITLINRAGTMVIPFLSLYLKNDVGLTLENVGVVMSCFGAGSLIGSWLGGTLTDKFGYYKVMLFSLFTSGILFIGLQFLHDYYSICAGIFVLMIVADCFRPAAFVALIAYSKPENKTRSVTLIRLAINLGFSAGPALGGIIITSLGYIGLFWVDGLTCVLASILLLVVLNPKKARVMDSTKNKSPKSAYLDGYYWVFIASMILFGFCFVQYFSTVPVYYSDAYKLSEFKIGLLLAMNGFLIFAFEMPLIKYLEKLKYSKASYVIFGLILVGLSFILLNIFSWVGILVVGMLLMTLGEMIAFPFSNAIAMERSKRGKQGEYMALYSIAFSISHIFAHNFGMHSIANNGYIFTWNTITGIAVLGVVLLLILKQITITNK, from the coding sequence ATGAAAAAACTTTACGCAAACTACATAGACTCATTTAAGGGTTTATCTACAGAAGTATGGTGGCTAGCACTTATCACGCTTATAAACAGAGCCGGAACAATGGTTATTCCGTTTTTATCACTTTATTTAAAAAATGATGTTGGTTTAACCTTAGAAAATGTTGGCGTGGTTATGTCTTGCTTTGGCGCAGGATCATTAATTGGGTCTTGGCTTGGCGGCACACTTACAGATAAATTTGGGTATTATAAAGTAATGCTTTTTAGCTTATTTACCAGTGGTATTTTATTTATTGGACTACAATTTTTACACGATTACTACAGTATTTGTGCTGGTATTTTTGTGCTTATGATTGTTGCAGATTGTTTTAGACCTGCAGCTTTTGTTGCTTTAATTGCCTATAGTAAACCAGAAAACAAAACAAGATCTGTTACACTTATTAGACTTGCTATTAACCTTGGTTTTTCTGCTGGGCCTGCTTTAGGTGGTATTATAATTACATCTTTAGGCTACATTGGTCTTTTTTGGGTAGATGGTTTAACGTGCGTACTGGCTAGTATTTTACTACTTGTTGTTTTAAATCCTAAAAAAGCACGGGTTATGGATAGCACTAAAAACAAAAGTCCAAAATCTGCCTATTTAGACGGTTATTACTGGGTATTTATTGCTTCTATGATATTATTTGGCTTTTGCTTTGTACAATATTTTTCTACCGTACCTGTATATTATAGTGATGCATACAAACTTAGTGAGTTTAAAATTGGACTACTACTAGCAATGAATGGCTTTTTAATATTTGCTTTTGAAATGCCACTTATTAAATATCTAGAAAAACTTAAATACTCTAAGGCTAGTTATGTTATTTTTGGTTTAATATTAGTTGGACTAAGCTTTATACTACTTAATATTTTCTCTTGGGTAGGAATTTTAGTTGTTGGAATGTTGCTAATGACCTTGGGAGAAATGATAGCTTTTCCGTTTTCTAATGCTATTGCTATGGAGCGCTCTAAACGTGGTAAACAAGGAGAATATATGGCTTTGTACAGTATTGCTTTTTCTATTTCGCATATTTTTGCTCATAACTTTGGTATGCACTCTATTGCAAATAATGGTTATATATTTACCTGGAATACTATTACAGGAATAGCTGTACTTGGCGTGGTGTTGCTTTTAATTTTAAAACAAATAACAATTACAAACAAATGA
- a CDS encoding mechanosensitive ion channel family protein, which translates to MQAEDLDVIGKYLQIATDKAVFFLPRIIGAGLVIWIGFKLVKKVLKMVGVALEKTGISKTLRPFVSSLVGVLLKGTALFIAASIVGADLTGLMAILAAVGFAVGMALQGSLGNFASGILILTLKPYKIDDWIQLEDKFGRVSEIGIFSTDIITPGNKVLIIPNSKITDSVVTNFSEKGMIRLELLVTMPYSESFPKVEKIIIDALLELPSVLKDPIPDIGIQTFDTHSIQLLVRPFVNPDDYWPVTFEANKAIKNAFSKHGIQVAYSEGVEMGAIGD; encoded by the coding sequence ATGCAAGCAGAAGATTTAGACGTTATTGGAAAATACTTACAGATAGCAACAGATAAAGCGGTGTTTTTTTTGCCACGTATTATTGGTGCAGGTTTAGTTATTTGGATAGGCTTTAAACTGGTTAAAAAAGTATTAAAAATGGTTGGTGTTGCCTTAGAAAAAACAGGCATTTCTAAAACACTACGCCCATTTGTATCTTCTTTAGTTGGAGTACTACTAAAGGGTACAGCTTTATTTATAGCGGCCTCAATTGTTGGTGCAGATTTAACAGGATTAATGGCAATTTTAGCAGCTGTTGGTTTTGCTGTTGGTATGGCTTTGCAAGGTAGTTTAGGAAATTTTGCCTCTGGTATTTTAATACTTACGTTAAAACCATATAAAATTGATGACTGGATTCAGCTTGAAGATAAATTTGGTAGAGTTTCTGAAATAGGAATTTTTAGTACTGATATTATTACTCCAGGAAATAAGGTATTAATTATACCTAACTCTAAAATCACAGATTCTGTTGTTACTAACTTTTCAGAAAAAGGAATGATTAGGTTAGAGCTTTTGGTAACAATGCCATACTCAGAAAGTTTTCCTAAAGTAGAAAAAATTATTATTGACGCGTTGTTAGAGCTTCCTAGCGTGTTAAAAGATCCAATTCCGGATATAGGTATACAAACTTTTGATACCCATAGCATACAGTTATTGGTTAGGCCTTTTGTTAATCCAGATGATTACTGGCCAGTTACCTTTGAGGCTAATAAGGCTATAAAAAACGCTTTTAGTAAGCACGGTATACAAGTAGCTTACTCAGAAGGTGTAGAAATGGGAGCTATAGGAGATTAA